One Caloranaerobacter sp. TR13 DNA segment encodes these proteins:
- the groES gene encoding co-chaperone GroES, producing the protein MKIKPLGDRVVIKKIEVEEKTKSGIVLPSSAKEQPQMAEVIAVGPGITNDEKKKEELKVGDKVIFSKYAGTEVKVDGEEYTILKLVDILAVIE; encoded by the coding sequence ATGAAAATTAAACCATTAGGTGACAGAGTGGTTATTAAGAAAATCGAGGTTGAAGAAAAAACTAAAAGTGGTATTGTTCTACCAAGTTCAGCTAAAGAGCAGCCTCAAATGGCAGAAGTAATAGCTGTAGGACCTGGAATTACTAACGATGAGAAGAAAAAAGAAGAATTAAAAGTAGGAGATAAAGTAATATTCTCAAAATATGCTGGTACAGAAGTTAAGGTAGATGGAGAAGAATATACTATCTTAAAATTAGTAGATATCTTAGCGGTAATTGAATAA
- a CDS encoding spore coat protein, translated as MYIINNLSEQEILNDLVLSEKELAISYNNTIVESTCPVLRKILSECLNDIQDIQYTIYKIMDERGWNRSRLVSESDLLNTVEKFQSIQ; from the coding sequence ATGTATATTATTAATAATTTATCAGAACAAGAAATATTAAATGACTTAGTCTTGTCAGAAAAAGAATTAGCAATTTCTTATAACAATACAATTGTTGAATCGACATGCCCAGTTTTAAGAAAAATACTATCTGAATGTCTAAACGATATTCAAGATATTCAATATACAATATATAAGATAATGGATGAAAGAGGATGGAATCGAAGTCGTTTGGTAAGTGAGTCAGATTTACTTAATACAGTAGAAAAATTTCAATCTATACAATAA
- a CDS encoding LacI family DNA-binding transcriptional regulator, whose amino-acid sequence MKITIKDVAKKANVSVATVSRILNNLGGYSEETKEKVLKVIDEIGYQRNEIARGLITKSTNTIGVLVPNVSTNFYAEILNGIEDTAHKNGYSVVVCNTGIGGKRTLAYLDVLSSRQVDGIVITSLTPKEEYEKAIISTRIPSILVSTMSFRYQLPFIRVDDKLAAYSATKYLIEKGHRKIAMIAGNEDDPIAGIPRVEGYMQALRDYNVAIDKELIRHGDFSYESGIKCMRGLLEDKKDFTAVFAASDDMAIGALYVAYKNGISIPDELSVVGYDNTMTARMSIPPLTTLAQPLYEMGKRAVSSLLKKISKGESIESIIMPHKIIERDTVKSI is encoded by the coding sequence ATGAAAATAACAATAAAAGATGTAGCTAAAAAGGCAAACGTTTCAGTTGCTACCGTTTCAAGGATACTTAATAATCTAGGAGGATATTCTGAAGAAACCAAAGAAAAGGTCTTGAAAGTAATTGACGAAATAGGATATCAAAGAAATGAGATAGCTAGAGGGTTGATAACCAAAAGTACTAATACAATAGGAGTTTTAGTGCCAAATGTATCAACAAATTTTTATGCAGAAATATTAAATGGTATTGAGGATACTGCCCATAAAAATGGATATAGTGTTGTAGTATGTAATACAGGAATAGGTGGGAAAAGAACATTAGCCTATTTAGACGTTTTATCATCGAGACAAGTAGATGGAATTGTTATAACTAGCCTTACTCCAAAAGAGGAATATGAGAAAGCGATAATATCTACTAGAATTCCTAGTATACTTGTGTCTACAATGTCATTTAGATATCAGCTACCCTTTATAAGAGTAGATGATAAATTAGCTGCATATAGTGCAACAAAATATTTGATAGAAAAAGGACATAGGAAAATTGCAATGATTGCTGGAAATGAAGATGACCCAATAGCAGGCATTCCGAGAGTAGAAGGATATATGCAGGCTCTTAGGGATTATAATGTAGCAATTGATAAAGAACTTATCAGACATGGTGACTTTTCATATGAAAGTGGAATCAAGTGTATGAGAGGATTGCTTGAAGATAAAAAAGATTTTACAGCTGTTTTTGCAGCCAGCGATGATATGGCAATAGGTGCATTGTATGTAGCTTACAAAAATGGAATTTCTATACCTGATGAATTATCTGTAGTTGGATATGACAATACAATGACAGCTCGAATGTCTATTCCACCTTTAACTACTTTAGCACAGCCTTTGTATGAAATGGGCAAAAGAGCAGTAAGCTCATTACTAAAAAAGATATCTAAAGGAGAAAGTATAGAGAGTATAATTATGCCTCATAAAATTATAGAGAGGGATACAGTTAAAAGTATATAA
- a CDS encoding carbohydrate ABC transporter permease, whose translation MKKKNYTYFLMAIPAVTLFFIFHTLPALKGIFYSFTDWKGYGNWNFIGFKNYINVFKDERVLHSYFFTFKFAVTTTIIVNIISLALALGLNAKIKLKNFLRGLYFIPNILGVLIVGFVFNYIFTYFIPSIGKALNIDILSKSILGNPDLAWLGIVVVTAWQSIAFNTIIYLSGLQTIPEELYEASSIDGANKLKSFWHITLPLISPFFTVNMVIAMKNFLMVFDQIMAMTGGGPGRATESISVLIYRGGFQGSEFAYQSANAVIFFITIVTISLFQLKVLQKREVEL comes from the coding sequence TTGAAAAAAAAGAATTATACTTATTTTTTAATGGCTATTCCAGCTGTAACGCTTTTTTTTATCTTTCATACTCTTCCTGCATTGAAAGGGATATTTTACAGTTTTACTGACTGGAAGGGATATGGTAATTGGAACTTTATAGGATTTAAAAACTATATTAACGTATTTAAAGATGAACGTGTTTTACATTCATATTTTTTCACATTTAAATTTGCCGTAACTACAACAATTATTGTTAATATAATAAGTTTAGCTCTTGCTCTAGGTCTAAACGCAAAAATAAAGTTAAAAAATTTCCTAAGAGGACTATATTTTATACCTAACATTCTAGGAGTTCTTATTGTAGGCTTTGTTTTTAACTATATTTTTACTTACTTTATACCAAGCATAGGTAAAGCCCTTAACATTGATATTCTTAGTAAAAGTATACTGGGTAATCCAGACCTTGCATGGTTAGGAATTGTAGTGGTTACTGCATGGCAGTCAATAGCGTTTAATACCATCATATATTTATCTGGGCTCCAAACTATACCAGAGGAGTTATATGAAGCTAGTTCTATTGACGGAGCTAACAAATTGAAATCCTTCTGGCATATTACATTACCACTAATTTCACCATTTTTTACTGTTAACATGGTTATAGCTATGAAGAACTTCCTTATGGTTTTTGACCAAATAATGGCTATGACTGGAGGAGGTCCAGGTCGAGCTACAGAATCCATATCTGTTTTAATATATCGTGGAGGATTCCAAGGAAGTGAGTTTGCTTATCAGTCAGCTAATGCAGTTATCTTTTTTATAACAATAGTAACTATTTCTTTATTCCAACTAAAAGTCTTGCAAAAGAGGGAGGTCGAACTTTAA
- a CDS encoding alpha-glucosidase — protein MEKKWWKESVIYQVYPRSFYDSNGDGIGDLRGIIQKLDYIKDLGANVIWLNPVYKSPNTDNGYDISDYYDIMDEFGTMEDFDELLEEVHKRGMKLIMDLVVNHTSDEHIWFIESRSSKDNPYRDFYIWRPGKDGKEPNNWLSMFGGSAWKYDEKTNEYYLHIFAEKQPDLNWENPKVREEVYKMMKWWLDKGIDGFRMDVINFISKVNELPDDLDAEDENRLPGSKYYLNGPKVHDYLKEMNEKVLSKYDVMTVGETPGVTPEIAKLYVNSDRNELNMLFQFELMGLDCGPSGKWDTVPWSLRDFKKIMYKWYLALKDKGWNSLYLNNHDQPRSLSRFGNDEKYRVESAKLLATLVHTWHGTPYIYQGEEIGMTNIKLEDINDYRDIETFNFYKEKIKEGWDVQKIMDAIHVKSRDNARTPMQWSSEANGGFTSGEPWIKVNPNYKTINVENELKNPDSILNYYKKLIKLRAENDIIVYGDVKLILEEDDNIFAYLRTLEEERLFVLLNFSEEEVEFNMPDEIQCEDSVILLSNYKVDSNKIDNITLRPYEARIYRLY, from the coding sequence ATGGAAAAGAAATGGTGGAAAGAATCTGTAATATATCAAGTTTATCCAAGAAGCTTTTACGACTCTAACGGTGATGGTATAGGAGATTTACGAGGTATAATACAAAAGCTAGATTATATAAAGGACTTAGGAGCTAATGTTATATGGCTAAATCCTGTATATAAATCTCCAAATACTGATAATGGTTATGATATAAGTGATTATTATGATATAATGGATGAATTTGGAACGATGGAGGATTTTGATGAACTTCTTGAAGAAGTACATAAAAGAGGTATGAAATTGATAATGGACCTTGTTGTAAATCATACTTCAGATGAGCATATATGGTTTATAGAATCACGTTCATCAAAGGATAATCCTTATAGAGACTTTTATATATGGAGACCTGGAAAGGACGGAAAGGAGCCTAATAACTGGCTTTCAATGTTTGGTGGTTCTGCATGGAAATATGATGAAAAAACTAATGAATACTATCTACATATCTTTGCAGAAAAACAACCTGACTTAAACTGGGAAAACCCAAAGGTTAGAGAAGAAGTTTATAAAATGATGAAATGGTGGCTTGACAAAGGTATAGATGGTTTTAGAATGGATGTTATAAACTTTATATCTAAAGTAAATGAACTTCCAGATGATTTAGATGCTGAAGATGAAAATAGACTTCCTGGTTCAAAATATTACTTAAATGGCCCTAAGGTACATGATTATCTTAAAGAAATGAATGAAAAGGTATTAAGTAAGTATGATGTGATGACAGTAGGTGAGACTCCAGGAGTTACACCAGAAATAGCAAAGCTATATGTAAATAGTGATAGAAATGAGCTTAACATGTTATTTCAATTTGAATTAATGGGCTTGGATTGTGGACCAAGTGGGAAATGGGATACTGTACCATGGAGTTTAAGAGATTTTAAAAAGATAATGTACAAATGGTACTTAGCTTTAAAGGATAAAGGATGGAATTCACTATATTTAAATAATCATGACCAACCAAGGTCTTTATCTAGATTTGGGAATGATGAAAAATATAGAGTTGAATCAGCTAAGCTACTGGCAACTCTTGTGCATACATGGCATGGAACACCATACATCTATCAAGGTGAAGAAATAGGAATGACAAACATTAAACTTGAAGATATTAATGACTATAGGGATATAGAAACATTCAATTTCTATAAAGAGAAAATAAAAGAAGGCTGGGATGTTCAAAAGATAATGGATGCAATACATGTAAAGAGTAGGGATAATGCAAGGACACCAATGCAATGGAGTTCAGAAGCAAATGGAGGCTTTACTAGTGGTGAACCATGGATAAAGGTAAATCCAAATTATAAGACTATTAATGTAGAAAATGAATTAAAAAATCCTGATTCTATATTAAATTATTATAAGAAGCTCATAAAGTTAAGAGCAGAAAATGACATAATAGTATATGGTGATGTTAAACTAATTTTAGAAGAAGATGATAATATATTTGCATATTTGAGAACTTTAGAGGAAGAAAGGCTTTTTGTATTGCTAAACTTTTCTGAAGAGGAAGTTGAATTTAATATGCCTGATGAAATCCAATGCGAAGATTCTGTTATATTACTTAGCAATTATAAAGTGGATTCTAACAAAATCGATAATATAACTCTAAGACCTTATGAGGCAAGAATATATAGATTATATTAG
- the groL gene encoding chaperonin GroEL (60 kDa chaperone family; promotes refolding of misfolded polypeptides especially under stressful conditions; forms two stacked rings of heptamers to form a barrel-shaped 14mer; ends can be capped by GroES; misfolded proteins enter the barrel where they are refolded when GroES binds) — MAKEIKFSEEARRAMERGINKLADTVKVTLGPKGRNVVLDKKFGSPLITNDGVTIAREIELKDPYENMGAQLVKEVATKTNDVAGDGTTTATLLAQAIIREGLKNVAAGANPMLIKKGIHKAVDAAVEELKALSKPVEGKEAIAQVASISAADEEIGKLIAEAMEKVGKDGVITVEESKSMGTTLEVVEGMQFDRGYLSPYMVTDAEKMEAVLDDPYILITDRKISNIQDLLPILEQIVQQGKQLLIIAEDVEGEALATLVVNKLRGTFTCVAVKAPGFGDRRKEMLRDIAILTGGEVISEELGYDLKEATIEMLGKASRVKVDKENTTIVGGAGSEEAIKDRIKQIKIQIEETTSDFDREKLQERLAKLSGGVAVIQVGAATETELKEKKLRIEDALAATRAAVEEGIVPGGGTALINVIPAVEKVLETETGDVKTGVDIIRRALEEPVRQIAANAGLEGSVIVEKVKSSEKGIGFDALNEKYVNMIEAGIVDPTKVTRSALQNAASVSAMVLTTEAVVADKEEEKDMGMGGGMPGGMPMM, encoded by the coding sequence ATGGCAAAGGAAATAAAATTTAGTGAAGAAGCTCGCCGTGCAATGGAAAGAGGTATAAACAAATTAGCTGATACTGTTAAAGTAACTTTAGGGCCAAAAGGAAGAAATGTTGTTTTAGATAAGAAGTTTGGTTCACCACTTATTACAAATGATGGTGTTACAATAGCTCGTGAAATAGAGTTAAAAGACCCATATGAGAACATGGGAGCTCAATTAGTTAAAGAAGTTGCTACAAAAACTAATGATGTTGCTGGAGATGGTACTACTACAGCTACATTATTAGCTCAAGCTATTATAAGAGAAGGATTAAAGAATGTAGCTGCTGGTGCTAACCCAATGTTAATTAAGAAAGGTATACATAAAGCAGTAGATGCTGCAGTAGAAGAACTTAAAGCTTTATCAAAACCAGTTGAAGGTAAAGAAGCTATAGCTCAAGTTGCTTCAATTTCAGCAGCTGACGAAGAAATTGGAAAATTAATCGCTGAAGCCATGGAAAAAGTAGGAAAAGATGGCGTTATTACAGTTGAAGAGTCAAAATCAATGGGAACTACATTAGAAGTAGTTGAAGGTATGCAATTTGATAGAGGATATTTATCACCTTACATGGTAACTGATGCAGAAAAAATGGAAGCTGTATTAGACGACCCATACATTTTAATCACAGATAGAAAAATATCAAATATACAAGATTTATTACCTATCTTAGAGCAAATAGTTCAACAAGGAAAGCAGTTATTAATAATAGCTGAAGATGTAGAAGGAGAAGCTTTAGCTACATTAGTTGTTAATAAATTAAGAGGTACATTCACTTGTGTAGCTGTTAAAGCTCCAGGATTTGGTGATAGAAGAAAAGAAATGTTAAGAGATATTGCTATCTTAACTGGTGGAGAAGTTATTTCAGAAGAGTTAGGATACGACTTAAAAGAAGCTACAATTGAAATGTTAGGAAAAGCTAGCAGAGTAAAAGTTGATAAAGAAAATACTACAATTGTAGGTGGAGCTGGTTCAGAAGAAGCTATTAAAGATAGAATTAAGCAAATCAAGATTCAAATCGAAGAAACAACTTCAGATTTTGATAGAGAGAAATTACAAGAAAGATTAGCTAAATTATCAGGTGGAGTTGCTGTTATCCAAGTTGGTGCAGCTACTGAAACTGAATTAAAAGAGAAAAAATTAAGAATAGAAGATGCTTTAGCTGCAACAAGAGCAGCAGTTGAAGAAGGTATAGTTCCAGGTGGTGGAACTGCATTAATCAACGTAATTCCTGCAGTTGAAAAAGTACTTGAAACTGAAACAGGAGATGTTAAGACAGGTGTAGATATAATAAGAAGAGCTTTAGAAGAACCAGTAAGACAAATTGCAGCAAATGCTGGTTTAGAAGGCTCAGTTATAGTTGAAAAAGTTAAATCAAGCGAAAAAGGTATTGGATTTGACGCATTAAATGAAAAATATGTAAATATGATTGAAGCTGGTATAGTAGACCCAACTAAAGTTACAAGATCAGCTCTTCAAAATGCTGCATCAGTGTCAGCAATGGTATTAACTACTGAAGCTGTAGTAGCAGATAAAGAAGAAGAGAAAGATATGGGAATGGGTGGCGGAATGCCTGGCGGAATGCCAATGATGTAA
- a CDS encoding ABC transporter substrate-binding protein: MKKKFKKLMCMMLTLIVVASVFTGCSQSSDVSGKDGKIELELFSNKSESKTTLENFIKEFEKENPNIHIVVNVPPEAGTVLRTRLTKNDIPDILSIGGTATYGELARAGVLLDLTDTEMVKKVQPAYIKMIGKLVGNNDGKVYGIPYATNANGILYNKDMFKELGLDVPKTWDELIATAEKIKAAGKVPFYLTLKDAWTAMIPWNALAANIPSDDFIEKRNSNQTTFKATHKEVAEKMLTLLKYGHDDNFGVGYSDGNTAFAQGKSVMYLQGNWAIPEIKRANPNINVGIFPFPSTNNVERNRLISGVDVLFAVSANTKHKEAALKFIEFMTRKENAEKYIKEQKALSALKGVYQKDEVMEGVLDCFKTGRITSFPDHYYPPGMQVPNLVQEFLVKKDVNAFLEKLDEEWDKVKQH; encoded by the coding sequence ATGAAAAAGAAATTTAAAAAACTTATGTGTATGATGCTAACTTTAATTGTTGTTGCATCTGTTTTTACTGGATGTAGTCAATCAAGTGATGTATCAGGCAAAGACGGAAAGATAGAGTTAGAGCTTTTCTCTAACAAATCTGAAAGTAAGACAACTCTAGAAAACTTTATTAAGGAATTTGAAAAAGAGAATCCAAATATTCATATTGTAGTAAACGTACCACCAGAAGCAGGAACAGTTTTACGTACTAGGTTAACAAAGAATGATATTCCAGATATATTAAGTATAGGTGGTACTGCAACATATGGAGAACTTGCAAGAGCAGGTGTTTTATTGGATTTAACAGATACAGAAATGGTTAAAAAAGTACAACCAGCTTATATAAAGATGATAGGTAAGCTTGTAGGAAATAATGATGGTAAAGTATACGGAATACCATATGCTACTAACGCCAATGGAATCTTATACAATAAAGATATGTTTAAAGAGTTAGGATTGGATGTTCCTAAAACATGGGATGAACTAATTGCTACAGCTGAAAAAATAAAGGCTGCAGGAAAAGTACCTTTCTATTTGACATTAAAAGATGCATGGACAGCAATGATTCCATGGAATGCTCTAGCAGCTAACATACCAAGTGATGATTTTATTGAAAAAAGAAATTCAAACCAAACTACTTTTAAGGCTACACATAAGGAAGTAGCAGAAAAGATGTTAACGCTATTAAAATATGGTCATGACGATAATTTTGGTGTAGGATATTCTGATGGAAATACTGCATTTGCACAAGGTAAATCAGTTATGTACTTACAAGGTAACTGGGCAATTCCTGAAATAAAGAGAGCAAATCCTAATATTAATGTAGGTATATTTCCATTCCCTTCAACAAATAATGTAGAAAGAAACAGACTGATTTCAGGTGTGGATGTTCTTTTTGCAGTATCAGCTAATACTAAACATAAAGAAGCTGCATTAAAGTTCATAGAATTTATGACAAGAAAAGAAAATGCTGAAAAATATATAAAAGAACAAAAAGCACTTTCTGCATTAAAAGGTGTTTATCAAAAAGATGAGGTTATGGAAGGAGTACTTGATTGCTTCAAGACTGGAAGAATTACAAGCTTCCCAGATCATTACTATCCACCAGGAATGCAAGTTCCAAATCTTGTACAGGAATTCTTAGTAAAAAAAGATGTAAATGCATTCTTAGAAAAACTTGATGAAGAATGGGATAAGGTTAAACAACATTAG
- a CDS encoding carbohydrate ABC transporter permease, producing the protein MKKRGLHKTNWVVTILMILGSLFVLFPLYLSIVVALKSPQETAQSILLLPKKLHFENFTEAIRMTNYFRAFFNSFIITVFSVSFTLLTNSLVAYAIGRNMHKKIFRGMYYYLVSAMFVPFSIIMLPIVKQTSAWNLDNKIGLIILYTVYGLAFNTFLYVAYIKSLPRDFEEAAIIEGASTWQIFWKIIFPLLKPINATIIVLTCLWVWNDFMLPLILLSKPEMATLPLVQYVFRSQFNTNYNLAFASYLLASAPLLIVYLLAQRFIISGVTKGAIK; encoded by the coding sequence TTGAAAAAAAGAGGTTTACACAAAACCAATTGGGTTGTAACAATTTTAATGATTTTAGGGTCGTTATTCGTCCTATTTCCTTTATATCTTTCTATAGTAGTAGCTTTAAAAAGCCCTCAAGAAACAGCCCAATCTATATTACTTTTGCCTAAAAAATTACATTTTGAAAATTTTACTGAAGCTATAAGAATGACAAACTATTTTAGAGCATTTTTTAACAGTTTCATAATTACAGTTTTTAGTGTTAGCTTTACATTATTAACTAATTCATTGGTAGCATATGCAATAGGAAGAAACATGCATAAGAAAATATTTAGAGGGATGTACTATTATTTAGTTAGTGCAATGTTTGTACCTTTCTCAATAATTATGCTTCCTATTGTTAAACAGACAAGTGCTTGGAATCTTGATAATAAAATAGGTCTGATTATTTTATATACTGTATATGGACTAGCATTTAATACATTTCTTTATGTAGCTTATATAAAATCTTTGCCTAGAGATTTTGAAGAAGCTGCAATTATTGAAGGTGCATCAACTTGGCAAATATTTTGGAAGATTATTTTTCCACTTCTTAAACCTATAAATGCAACTATTATTGTATTAACATGCTTATGGGTATGGAATGACTTTATGTTGCCACTTATTTTATTGAGTAAACCTGAAATGGCAACTTTACCTCTTGTTCAATATGTGTTTAGATCACAATTTAATACAAATTATAATCTGGCATTTGCATCATATCTATTAGCATCAGCTCCATTGCTTATAGTTTATCTATTAGCGCAAAGATTTATAATCAGTGGAGTAACAAAGGGTGCAATAAAATAA
- a CDS encoding DNA-3-methyladenine glycosylase, with product MVLKITEDKDKVIIENLEDFEPEHIFECGQCFRWNKEDDGSYTGVANGKIINVKKEDGIIIFSNTNLNEFNDIWFEYFDLGRDYSKIKRELSKDKILKKAVEYGYGIRILKQDVWEVLISFIISANNRIPMIKRAIENLSQKYGELIGEYNGKKYYSFPKADALSRLTIDDIKDCKTGFRAKYIFNAAAIVSNKQMDIYRLKNLTTEEAKKELMLFAGVGPKVADCIMLFSMEKYDAFPIDVWVKRVMEYFYLKKDTKLKDIQKYAQNKFGEYAGFAQQYLFYYAREHDIRY from the coding sequence ATGGTTTTGAAGATAACTGAAGATAAAGATAAAGTTATCATTGAAAATCTAGAAGATTTTGAACCTGAGCATATATTCGAATGTGGACAGTGTTTTAGGTGGAATAAAGAGGATGATGGTAGTTATACAGGTGTAGCAAATGGGAAAATCATAAATGTAAAAAAAGAAGATGGGATAATTATTTTTTCTAATACTAATCTAAATGAATTTAATGATATTTGGTTTGAATATTTTGATTTAGGTAGGGATTATAGCAAAATAAAAAGAGAGCTTTCAAAGGATAAAATTTTGAAGAAAGCTGTAGAATATGGCTACGGTATAAGAATATTAAAGCAGGATGTTTGGGAGGTTTTAATATCGTTTATTATTTCGGCTAATAATAGGATACCGATGATAAAAAGAGCTATAGAAAATTTAAGTCAAAAATATGGAGAGTTGATTGGTGAATATAATGGGAAAAAATATTATAGTTTTCCTAAAGCAGATGCTCTTAGTAGGCTGACGATAGATGATATAAAAGATTGTAAGACAGGTTTTAGAGCTAAATACATATTTAATGCTGCTGCAATTGTTTCGAATAAGCAGATGGATATCTATAGATTGAAAAACTTAACTACAGAAGAAGCGAAAAAAGAATTGATGTTATTTGCTGGTGTAGGACCAAAGGTTGCTGATTGCATAATGTTATTTTCTATGGAAAAGTATGATGCTTTTCCGATAGATGTTTGGGTGAAGAGGGTAATGGAGTATTTTTATCTTAAAAAAGATACTAAACTTAAAGATATACAAAAATATGCACAAAATAAATTTGGGGAATATGCAGGATTTGCGCAGCAGTATCTATTTTATTATGCAAGGGAGCATGATATTAGGTACTAG
- the guaB gene encoding IMP dehydrogenase translates to MEKFLKEGLTFDDVLLIPAKSEVLPKEVCVETYLTRKIKLNIPIMSAGMDTVTEAKLAIAIAREGGIGIIHKNMSIERQAMEVDKVKRSEHGVITNPFYLSPEHNVSDALELMERYHISGVPITDENKKLVGIITNRDIRFETDTSKKIKEVMTKDNLVTAKKGISMDQAQELMKKYKIEKLPLVDDDGKLVGLITIKDIEKSIEYPNSAKDNKGRLLVGAAVGVTKDILDRVKALVDAQVDVVVIDTAHGHSKGVIEAVSKVKERFPELQLIAGNVATAEATEDLIKAGADAVKVGIGPGSICTTRVVAGVGVPQITAIYDCAQAAKKYNIPIIGDGGIKYSGDIVKAIAAGADVVMMGSLFAGTEESPGETVLYQGRRFKVYRGMGSIGAMSSGSKDRYFQEDSKKLVPEGVEGRVPYKGPLKDTIFQLVGGLKAGMGYCGTPTIKDLKEKGQFIRITQAGLIESHPHDIQVTKEAPNYSRR, encoded by the coding sequence ATGGAAAAGTTTTTAAAAGAAGGATTGACCTTTGATGATGTTCTTTTAATACCAGCTAAATCTGAAGTGCTACCTAAAGAAGTGTGTGTTGAAACTTACCTTACAAGAAAAATCAAGCTTAACATTCCTATAATGAGCGCGGGCATGGATACGGTTACGGAAGCTAAGTTGGCTATAGCTATTGCGAGAGAGGGCGGAATCGGTATTATTCATAAAAATATGTCTATAGAGAGACAGGCTATGGAAGTAGATAAAGTTAAGAGATCAGAGCACGGAGTTATAACAAATCCTTTCTATCTTTCACCAGAGCATAATGTATCGGATGCATTAGAACTTATGGAAAGATACCATATATCTGGAGTTCCAATAACTGATGAAAATAAAAAATTAGTGGGTATTATAACAAATAGAGATATAAGGTTTGAAACTGATACAAGCAAAAAAATTAAAGAAGTTATGACTAAAGATAATCTTGTTACAGCTAAAAAAGGGATTTCTATGGACCAAGCTCAGGAGTTAATGAAAAAATATAAAATAGAAAAACTTCCGTTAGTCGATGATGATGGAAAATTAGTAGGGCTAATTACAATTAAAGATATTGAAAAATCTATAGAATATCCAAATTCAGCTAAGGACAATAAGGGTAGATTATTAGTTGGAGCGGCAGTTGGGGTTACAAAAGATATACTTGATAGAGTTAAAGCATTGGTGGATGCACAGGTGGATGTTGTTGTTATAGATACAGCACATGGTCATTCTAAAGGGGTTATTGAAGCTGTAAGTAAGGTAAAAGAAAGATTCCCTGAACTTCAGTTGATAGCTGGGAATGTTGCAACAGCAGAGGCTACTGAAGATTTAATAAAGGCTGGAGCAGATGCCGTTAAAGTAGGTATAGGACCTGGTTCAATTTGTACAACAAGAGTTGTAGCTGGTGTAGGAGTACCTCAGATTACTGCTATTTATGATTGTGCACAAGCGGCAAAGAAATACAACATTCCTATTATAGGGGATGGAGGTATTAAATATTCTGGTGATATAGTTAAGGCTATAGCTGCAGGGGCAGATGTAGTTATGATGGGATCTTTGTTTGCTGGAACTGAAGAAAGCCCAGGAGAAACTGTGTTATATCAAGGCAGGAGATTTAAAGTATACAGAGGTATGGGTTCAATAGGAGCTATGTCTTCTGGAAGCAAAGATAGATATTTCCAAGAAGATAGTAAAAAACTAGTACCTGAAGGAGTAGAAGGAAGAGTTCCATATAAAGGACCACTTAAAGATACTATATTCCAATTAGTTGGTGGACTTAAGGCAGGAATGGGCTACTGTGGTACACCAACAATTAAAGATTTAAAAGAAAAAGGACAATTTATAAGGATAACACAGGCTGGTTTGATTGAAAGTCATCCTCATGATATACAAGTTACAAAAGAAGCACCTAATTATAGTAGGAGATAG